Sequence from the Gloeocapsa sp. DLM2.Bin57 genome:
GCGAGTTATTCCTTCTAAAATGTCTTGGTCATATCCTGGTGTAATTAATTTACCGTTTCTGACCATAAAAATATTCATACCCGTAGCTTCACAGACTTTACCTTGGGAATTGAGTAAAATCGCTTCATCAAATCCTGACTCTACCGCTTCTGTTTTAGCTAGAGAAGAAGTAATATAAGCTCCACTGATTTTACCACGCAAGGGTAAACTACGATCCTCTTGACGATGCCAAGAACTAATACGACAACTAATACCCTCGGGAGAGAGATAGTCTCCTAAGTCTAATCCATAGACAAAGAAGTCTTTTTCGATATTATGTAATCTCGGGGCGATTCCTAAATCAGAGGTATAGACAAAAGGACGAATATAAAAAGGATTTTTGGGCTGATTTTTTTGGACAAAGTCTGTGATGATCTGTTGGATTTTAGACGCGGGTAAATCAAAATGCAGAAATTTGGCACTTTGACTCAAACGTTGACAATGGCGATCTAATCTAAATAAGAGGATTTGGTGGGGTTGATTAGGATCTGGTAAACCCCTTAAACCGCCAAAAGCTCCTGTACCATAGTGTAGAGCATGAGTAGCTATAGAGATTGTCGCTTCTGCAAAAGGAACAAAACGATTTTGAAAATAAGCAATAGGAAGAAAATTGTGCATTTTTATCGATACCCGTACAATTAATTACAATTCAGATTGCAGCCAACCTTGATAATTTTCTCTTTGTTGTTGACTAGGTTCTTTCAGAGGTACAATTTCATAGCCACTCGGTTGCGGGAAAGCTAACTCTACGCTAACCGTACGTAGTTGATCCTGGTGAAAGAGAGTAAGATCAATCTTATCACCCTCTTGATAATCTTTGAGACGTTCGTTAAATTCCTCTGTTTGAACACGTATCTGATTGATGGCTAATATTTCGTCTCCAGGAGAAATCCCGACTTTTGCTGCTACAGAATCCTGTCTGACAAATTTAACTACTCCTTTATCTGTTAGTTGAATTCCTAAATCAGGGACATTATCTTTATTTATTACTTGCAGTTGTAACCCAAATAAAGCTAAATATTCGGCTAAGGGAAGTTCGGTTGTTCCCTGTAGATAGAGTTGAAAGAATTCGGTTAAATCTGTTTCTGCTACAGTACTAATTACTTCTTCTAATTCCTCTGGACTGTAACCTATTTCTGGTTGACCAAAACGTCGCCACATTAACCGCATTACATCATCAAGCGATCGCTTATTCTGATGACGAGATCTAATCAATAAATCTAACATCAAACAAACTAAACTACCTTTGAGATAATAGGATATTTGGGAATTATCACTATTAGCATCGCGACGATATAATTTAATCCAAGCATCAAAGCTTGACTCACTTAAAGATTGTACCTGACGTCCTGGAGTATTGAGATATTTACTAATCTCTTTACTGAGAAATCCTAAAAAAGTTTTTCCGTCATAGATACCACTTCTTACAGGGATTAATAAATCATAATAACTCGTAGCCCCTTCAGCGAACCAGAGAGAAGTAGTATAATTTTCTTGGTCATAATCAAAAGTCTCTAAAGCTTGGGGACGAATGCGTTTTACGTTCCACAGATGAAAGAATTCATGGGCTACTAATTGCAGAAAACGTTGATATTTTTCGGTTACACGAAACCCAAAGCGAGAATAAATTAAACTGCAACAATTTTTATGTTCTAAACCACCAAAACCATTGCTTGATAAATGCAATAAAAATAGATAATCCTCATAGGGTAAACCTTCATATAAATCAGCTTCTACCTTAATGATTTTTTGGATATCTGCGATAACCTGTTCAAGGGAAAGGTTTCCTTCTCCCCAAATCGCTAAACGGTGTTTTTTTCCTAAGACTTCAAATTCAGTTAGTGAGTGAGTACCTATTTCAAAAGGACTATCAACTAAGGTATCAAAATCCTTAGCTAAATAAACATTATTTTCTACTTCTGGTAATGCTGTTGTTACTTGCCAATCTGCTTGGGGAGGGATAACTTTTACCCTAATTGCTTGTTGTTCATAACCAGGAATATAATAAAACAAAGCAGCGCCATTAAAATAACCATGACTATAGTTTAAATGATTAGTTCTCACTGATAATTCATGAGCATAAACTTGATAACTAATCGTGATATCAACAGAGTTACTAGTATCAATTAACCAATGATTCTTACTGATTTTTTCAGTATTTAAAACTTGATTACTCTGAGTATCTTTTGCTTTAAAATCCTGAACATTTTTAGCGTATTCTCTGATTAAATAAGAACCAGGACTCCACACAGGCATTTTTAAATCTAGAGTTGGCTTATCCCAATTATTAACATTTAATTCTACCTCAAATAAATGAGAACCTGGTTGAGATAAAGATACTTGATAGTTTATGGCTAGATTTTTAACCTTGTCTGTTTTTAAAATTGTCTTTGTTTGAGTCATTATGATTGATTTCTGATTAAATGAATTAGCTGTTTAGGATTAGTTAAACAAAAAACTTGTTGTTGTTCATCTATAGTTAGTAAACCCTTGGTTTGAATATTTTCTAATATATTATTCGTTTCTTCTAGGGTAGTTTCCGCTATATCTGCTAAATCCTGTCTCGGAATTTCTAAGATTTCTATACCTTGCTCTGTAGGTTGACCATAATTTTCTGCTAAAGAAACTAGTACTTTACTCAATCTACTAATAGGAGGTTGTAACCGTCGGTAAAAGCGATTTTGTAGCTTATGCAAACGATGTACAGTTTGTTGTAGTAATTTATGTTGAACTTGTGGTTCTTTGAGTAAGGTTTGAATAAATCGTTGTGCAGAAATACTGATTAATTTTACTTCAGAAAGAGCAATTACGCTAGTTCCTCGGGGAGTATCGTCTAAAATCGCCGTTTCACCAAAAAAATCACCTTTACCAAGAATTTCTTGGGTGATTTGATGTGTGTCGATTTGTTTCTGAATTTTCACCCATCCTGAGATAATTAGATAGAAAGATCTTCCCCAACTATCCTCCCTAACTATTGTCTCGTCTTCGTCGTACTCTTCTTCTGTAGCAACGGATAATAGCCAAGTGAGAGTTTCAGGATCAGCTGTATTAAATAATGGAAAAAGCTCGTTAAACGTTTGGGTCTCCATGAATGTCAATAGCGCTTGGGCTTTATTTTACCATAAATCTAGAGATCTGAACTACTCAACTTTAACTAGATCTTCTTTGTCAAGATGTTTCTTTACTATGGTAGCATGAATACATATTATATAAGTATCTAATTAATTTAAGACCTATGACTAAATCTCTACTCCTAATCGATGCTCAGATTCCCCACTATCAAACCCTATTAGGGGAGATACCTAGAGATATAGAAATATTTGTGATTACCGAAGGAATTAACCCTATTGCTTATCTAGCTAAAAAAAAGATTAAAACTCTCCATCTAGTCTCTCATGGTAGTCCAGGTTATCTTTATTTAGGTAATTTAAAGTTAAATATTCACAATCTCCACCAATACGCAACTCAATTACAGCAATGGAGAATAGAGGAAATAATTATCTATGGGTGTAAAGTTGCAGCGACTCAGGTAGGAAAAGCATTCATTAATCAATTACACAAGTTAACGGGAGCAAATATCGCAGCTTCTACAACTTTAACAGGGAATTCAGCTCAAGGTGGTAATTGGAATTTAGAAGTAACCAGAGGAGATGTTAACCCCAAGATCATTTTTAGTCAAGAAGTAATTACAGCTTATCCTGGGGTTTTAGAAACTATCGTCGTTAATACTTTAGAAGATGAAGACGACGGAATCACTAGAGGTAGAGTCTCCCTGAGAGATGGGATTAATCGAGCTAATTCTGTACCTGGAGATTATATTATTGAGTTTGATCCTTCCCTTACTGGTGGAACGATTACTCTTACAATCGGAGTACCTTTAGAGATTTCTGATAACTTAAAAATAGTTGGTTTAGGTGCAGAAAATCTGACCATAGATGGTAATGAAAATACTGTATTCTCTATTAATGATGGGTTTTCTGATGAACAAATTACGGTTGAAATAGAAAAACTGAGTATTATTAATGCTAGTAATTGGCATAATAATGCTATTGACAACTCAGGGGATAATGTTCAAATAAGAGATACTATTATTTCTGGTAATTATACTGCTATTAATAATAAAAACACTGGCATAATAGGTATTAATAATTCAAGAATTATTGATAATAGAGGAACTGGCATCTCTTCCCGAGGAGTTTTAAATATAGAAAACAGTATTATTGATAATAATGGTAATAGAGGAATATCTTCTAGTGGAACTTTAGAGATAACTAATAGTACTATTGCTAACAATGGCGATCAAGGAATCTATTCTAGAGGAACTCTAGAAATAACTAACAGTACTATTTCTGATAATGGTCGTAGAGGAGTTTATTCTAGTGGAATAACCAAGATCACTGATACTAAGATAATTAATAATAATAGTCAAGGTATCAGAGTTTCATCTAATACAGCTAACATTATTAATAGTACAATTGATGGTAATAGTGATAATGGTATTATAGCAACAAGTAATACTAATATCATTAACAGTACAGTTAGTAATAACAACAATAGTGGTATCAATAATGATGGTTGGAATAATTTAGTTAGCATTACTAATAGTACTATTTCTAATAACTCAGGGAGTACAGGAGGTGGTATTTTAAATAGAATTGGTACAGTAATTATCAATAATAGCACTATTACCGATAATGAAGCTACAGGAGGTCAAGGAAGTGGTATCGCTAACCGAGGTAACTTAGTACAAATCGGTAACAGTATAGTCGCGGGTAACAAAAATACGGATATAGACTTTACAGGGGATGAAAATACCTTTGAGAGTCAAGGTGGTAACCTGATTGGGATAGGAAACGCAGGGAGAGTCTTTAATCAGAGAGGAGACATCAACGGGGTAGAAAATCCTGGTTTAGAAGATTTAGCAGATAATGGTGGTCCTACTCTGACTCATCTTCCCTTATCCAATAGTCCCGCTATTGATGGAGGTTTAAATAATCTTGTAACAGAAGAATTAAGCACAGATCAACGGGGATTACCTCGTATCTCTAATCGTACCGTAGATATCGGTGCGGTAGAAGTAGCAGGAATAATCAGAGGTACAAATCGTAGTGATATCCTGATTGGTACTAATCTCGATGATACGATTGAGGGATTAGGTGGAGATGATACCCTCAAAGGTTTAAGGGGAGATGACATCTTAGAGGGAGGATCAGGTAACGACTTCATCCAAGGAGGACCTGGTAGAGACTTAATCAGAGGTGGGACTGGTAATGATACCTTAGAAGGTGGGACTGGTAATGATACTCTTCTCGGTGGACCTGGTAAGGATATCCTGATTGGTGGACCTGGTAACGATGTCTTGATTGGTGGAGGGGGTAGAGATAGATTTCAGTTTAATAATCCTCGAGAAGGAAGAAATACTATTACTGATTTTAATCCCGCTGCTGATTGGATTACTATTTCTCGACGAGGTTTTGGTAATAATTTATCTAGAGGAAGACTACCCGAAGACCAGTTTATTACTATTTCCCGTTTTACGAGTTTACCAAATGATTTTAATTTAGGTTTTGTTTACGCTCAAGATGTACGTAGATTGGCTTATATTAATACCGGTAGAGATATTCCTTTAACTCAAATTGCGATTTTACGCAATCAGCCCGATTTAGTCGCGAGTAATATTTTGATCTTCTAAGTTATGTTAATTTAAGTGAACAAAAATGAGGAAAGGATGATTTAACTAGTCTAGATATTAATTAAAGGTTTAATTTATCTGATTAGCATTGACTCTGAACTAAAATTAAACTCGTAAAGTTATTTATTATCAATATGATAAAACGCATTGGCATACTAACAAGTGGTGGCGACTGTGCAGGTTTAAACGCCGTTATCCGTGCTGTCGTCAAATGTGTTAATCGTAAAGGTTGGGAATTATATGGGATTCCCTTTGGTACAGATGGTTTTCTAGATATTGCTCG
This genomic interval carries:
- a CDS encoding branched-chain amino acid transaminase, whose amino-acid sequence is MHNFLPIAYFQNRFVPFAEATISIATHALHYGTGAFGGLRGLPDPNQPHQILLFRLDRHCQRLSQSAKFLHFDLPASKIQQIITDFVQKNQPKNPFYIRPFVYTSDLGIAPRLHNIEKDFFVYGLDLGDYLSPEGISCRISSWHRQEDRSLPLRGKISGAYITSSLAKTEAVESGFDEAILLNSQGKVCEATGMNIFMVRNGKLITPGYDQDILEGITRDSVITLAQDLGIPVQERPIDKSELFIADEVFLSGTAAKVTPIKQIENYQLPPDRPITTQLREKFLAITENREPNYQHWVHIIPLNK
- a CDS encoding M61 family peptidase, with the translated sequence MTQTKTILKTDKVKNLAINYQVSLSQPGSHLFEVELNVNNWDKPTLDLKMPVWSPGSYLIREYAKNVQDFKAKDTQSNQVLNTEKISKNHWLIDTSNSVDITISYQVYAHELSVRTNHLNYSHGYFNGAALFYYIPGYEQQAIRVKVIPPQADWQVTTALPEVENNVYLAKDFDTLVDSPFEIGTHSLTEFEVLGKKHRLAIWGEGNLSLEQVIADIQKIIKVEADLYEGLPYEDYLFLLHLSSNGFGGLEHKNCCSLIYSRFGFRVTEKYQRFLQLVAHEFFHLWNVKRIRPQALETFDYDQENYTTSLWFAEGATSYYDLLIPVRSGIYDGKTFLGFLSKEISKYLNTPGRQVQSLSESSFDAWIKLYRRDANSDNSQISYYLKGSLVCLMLDLLIRSRHQNKRSLDDVMRLMWRRFGQPEIGYSPEELEEVISTVAETDLTEFFQLYLQGTTELPLAEYLALFGLQLQVINKDNVPDLGIQLTDKGVVKFVRQDSVAAKVGISPGDEILAINQIRVQTEEFNERLKDYQEGDKIDLTLFHQDQLRTVSVELAFPQPSGYEIVPLKEPSQQQRENYQGWLQSEL
- a CDS encoding Crp/Fnr family transcriptional regulator; protein product: METQTFNELFPLFNTADPETLTWLLSVATEEEYDEDETIVREDSWGRSFYLIISGWVKIQKQIDTHQITQEILGKGDFFGETAILDDTPRGTSVIALSEVKLISISAQRFIQTLLKEPQVQHKLLQQTVHRLHKLQNRFYRRLQPPISRLSKVLVSLAENYGQPTEQGIEILEIPRQDLADIAETTLEETNNILENIQTKGLLTIDEQQQVFCLTNPKQLIHLIRNQS
- a CDS encoding DUF4347 domain-containing protein encodes the protein MTKSLLLIDAQIPHYQTLLGEIPRDIEIFVITEGINPIAYLAKKKIKTLHLVSHGSPGYLYLGNLKLNIHNLHQYATQLQQWRIEEIIIYGCKVAATQVGKAFINQLHKLTGANIAASTTLTGNSAQGGNWNLEVTRGDVNPKIIFSQEVITAYPGVLETIVVNTLEDEDDGITRGRVSLRDGINRANSVPGDYIIEFDPSLTGGTITLTIGVPLEISDNLKIVGLGAENLTIDGNENTVFSINDGFSDEQITVEIEKLSIINASNWHNNAIDNSGDNVQIRDTIISGNYTAINNKNTGIIGINNSRIIDNRGTGISSRGVLNIENSIIDNNGNRGISSSGTLEITNSTIANNGDQGIYSRGTLEITNSTISDNGRRGVYSSGITKITDTKIINNNSQGIRVSSNTANIINSTIDGNSDNGIIATSNTNIINSTVSNNNNSGINNDGWNNLVSITNSTISNNSGSTGGGILNRIGTVIINNSTITDNEATGGQGSGIANRGNLVQIGNSIVAGNKNTDIDFTGDENTFESQGGNLIGIGNAGRVFNQRGDINGVENPGLEDLADNGGPTLTHLPLSNSPAIDGGLNNLVTEELSTDQRGLPRISNRTVDIGAVEVAGIIRGTNRSDILIGTNLDDTIEGLGGDDTLKGLRGDDILEGGSGNDFIQGGPGRDLIRGGTGNDTLEGGTGNDTLLGGPGKDILIGGPGNDVLIGGGGRDRFQFNNPREGRNTITDFNPAADWITISRRGFGNNLSRGRLPEDQFITISRFTSLPNDFNLGFVYAQDVRRLAYINTGRDIPLTQIAILRNQPDLVASNILIF